tttttttccgaGTCAAACTACATTTCTACATGTTATTTGAGTTGTTTTTGGACTCGTTAAGGCGATCACATCACATCGGCTTGATCCCACatggtttaaatttattttctactagaaaaaacattaacaatatctaaatatttatttttttaagttaaaaaaatgatttgttttgtaaaatagcGCGAGTCAATAAACCAGTacaaactctttattttatagctaaactagttattttaatctactctttttttaaaaaattgtaatcacattcatgctttttaaaaagaatcatgaatattttattattattttttagtattcaaGTTACATGCGAGATGAATATTCATTTGCAAGTTATTTCATGTTGTTAGTTGCTTTCCAATTATATCAATGAATTTTCTAACTATTTGacagtttttgaaaattaattttattatagcagaaacaagaaataataaaaataaaatacatgcagttaaagaaataatgaaaaaaaaagaacttcatTCTCATGGCCACTCAAAATTCTTTCTAAAGGCCTTGCATAAAAATCTACGACTCTTTCTTGGCAAAGTGGTTCACTTTGCTGTGTGCATGATCAGTATCAACCCTTGTAGACTCTCTTTGCCAAGAACTTGACCATATATAGCCCTTGCCCCttattattgtaaaaatataattgaaaatactttatatacTGACTCGGTCAatagaaaattccaaaaatattataaaaatgtttttataaatgaaatattataaatttataacttttcTATAGTATGTATTTATTAAACACTATAAATGCATCAATAACCTATAGTCTGTATGGCTAAGtgtttattatttaacaattgTAACATATAGTTTAATTGTAAAATCAGTTGTAATTTTTATGCATGGATTCTATTATTATCTATGTTGAAAATTCTATTTTGTTAAAGCTGAAATTGCATGGTGCTCATTGCGTTTCTATGACACAACCTCTCTAttaatgttgttgttttgttcctATGTAGtatcttgatatatttatatcttcAGATTAACATTCCACAGATTTTTGCAGAgctatattatttgttttctttcctttttatttattaatcctTGCAAATCTTAAATCTCGTAACTCTGGCCTGCTTTCCCATCTCATCTCTGGAATTTATTTTCGTCTCTTGTTCAAGGTATTTGATTTCCATCTTTGTTTCCTTCTAACTCTactataattatatattgtgtttttgtaccgtgattttggtttttatatctTTGGATTTTTCTGGCTGGATCGAATCAGTCCAAAACTAAATGCATCAAATCAGGTCCGACTCGATAacacaaattttgattttaatttttatttttaattatgttttatttgaaaaactagtgttttcacgtgaacagtggaaACACTCTCCATTGTTTTGACCGGACCGGGGCCGGTCCTAAGCTATATAAATGCATTGAACCGGATCCaacctagtaaaaaaaattcaatttttatttttaattgtgttttattttaaaaaaataatgtttactattatttaatgacattacataaattagacagagatcacttgatgacgtagtatttcatgtgaacagtgaagaTACTCTCCACTGTTTCGGTTGGATCGGGGCTGGTTCAGAgctaaatgcattgaaccggatccaacccataaaaaaaaaaaattatttttaattgtgttttagtaaaaaaatagtatttactattatttaatgacactacataaattagacggAGATCACTTAATGACATAGCATTTgcattaaaaaccatcaatatatatatatatatatatatatatatataaaatttttttaattattttataacctcaatttgaaaaacattcttaaacaaatatatataaatatcaaatcaatttcaactaaaaatactttttataaaacaacttctTTTAAACAACAACTataaaagctaccacaataccaatcTTTTATAAATTGGTGTTGCTATGATCGTGACAAGAAATAGAAAAGATGGTTTCATAAATAGATTATAtgagataaaagaaaataaatctcaaataaaaataacaaaataaatattttattttctattaatattcatgattaaatttagaatattaggttcatatattaaaattcataGAGTAATTGCTcatatcacataaaaaaaatataatcttaattGAAAACTTTAGcaaaattagataatattttaattattttattcattagtgatttttattcaaaataaaaaataaaaaataaagaataatatcAAAAGAGGCCAAGTGTTAGGCTTGGAAGGATAATAATGTGTTTGAGTTTATAGTAGTAGTAacggtttaaagtgtttttaaaaataaataaaaattatttttaatattagtatatcataacaatttaaaaatatatataaaaaattatttttaataaaaaaaaaacaaattttaagggAATCCGCCAAGCATCTCGTCCAAAGGAGAAGATCATGCACCTatggttctttctttttttctttttaatacgTGGACGTATCATtcatcttgtttatttaaaattaaatggacAACTGGTGTTCGATATAGACAGACGACAATCTGTCACCTGGTTCAAATTTTTGCCATCAATGTTAGGTCTTGAGTGCTtatttttaacttctttttatttgaaaatatttaataaatattctaaaaactcaaataaacatattttaaccCCTAACACCTTCAAATTTATccaaagattataaaataatagaccgattaaaaataataatttaaacttggacctattttttttttcaacgacATAAAAGCTTCAAATTATCTCCACCAAACTCcatttctctttttcctctttaCAATTACTTACTTTATCCTCCATAGGACATAGAGACCAAAATGAAATAAGCTTTAGGGTCTAAAAATAAGATCTTCGGATAATAAGGACTAAATatgtaaaatctaaaatttcaatGCCCAAAATGTAGTTTTCCACTCttcttgaaaaatgaaaatgaaatgcatgttttttttttttttcaattgaataccaaaaaaaagaaacatttttgAATGAACAATGTCTTTGGCAATGTTTAATGACATaaccttcaataaaaataagttctgatataagtttttttaatttaattttaatagtgaTCATATTGTTTCAAGAcactttttaaaatctatttttattatgacaATTGAAATAGATGCTCATAATAAATGTAATGGTTAAACTATTATaggaaaatgtatttttctaatAGAAATTATCTTCTTCCagtcatgttttgtttttattagcagcatgatttattgaataaaaatcaatggaaacTTAAAAATTCAGAAAAGTTGTAACGAGTTGAATtaaagaagaatatatatatataaactcccttttcttattcatacatttcttctttttttctgttttaacaaaaaaagtttttttttttacttgaggtattatttattaaattaatatttttttgatattttaaaattattttgatgtagtaatattaaaaataatttttaaaaaataaagaataatattttaatatatttttaaataaaaaatagtttaaggtattattattatttatctatttcGAGAAATAAAATACAGTGGCTCCACGTCTAGTCGATGGTCCCCACTCGTGCTTCAACCTCTAGACTCGTGAGTAGAAAGACGAGCAAAAGATATCTTCTTTTCATTTAGAAGAACAATCTCTGCCTGTTGAGAAACGAAGGATGCAGCAGGCAGCTACACCTCTCTGTTCTCCTTCACTTCCATTCTCTAAATATCCCCTTGTTCCTCCTCTTCCAGCCCGACTTTCTCCTGCTCTCTTACCCCCTTCTCCTCTTCAATTACTGCCCTTCAAACCTCCACGGAATTACCTTCCTTCCATCCTCTCCCCTCTCCACAGAACCTGTACGCGCAGACACTCTCTCTCCCTAGCTACTCAAGAGACTGTTGAAACTTCAAAGGGCGAATCAGAATTTGTTGAAGTCGGGTATATTTCCAATGTTCATGGCCTTCAGGGAGAGATTTCTGTAAAACCTACTACAGATTTTCCTGAGCTACGATTTTCCAAGGTAACTGAAACTATATTCACTCCATTTGGGTTCTTGTTCTTCGTGCATATTATGTATTGTTTTATTGTAATGCTAATAATTTAAGGCCTGTATTTTAGCCTGGGAGAAGATGGTTAAGGCAACTAGTTTCAGGCAAAGATGTAATTAGGGAAGTGGAGCTGGTTGAAGGAAGAGGACACCATGGACGCAAAAGTTGGATACTTAAATTTGGGGGTATTGACACTGTGGATCGGGTGAGCTTGTTCATATCTTACAGTACTATCTTATTCAGTTCAGTTTTCTTGGTCTGAGACTTTGTATTAGCAATATTAGATATGCGTATTAAGGGGTCATTGTGTTGTTTGATGCAAAGTTTAATATCTTGAGCTTGCAACCATTATGGTCTAGTTTTAGTTTGAGAGCAACCTTAACATGCAAAAGTGTAAAATGCTAAAGGGTCGGTCTGCTTCGAATATAGCACTTTCAGGGACCCCTCTTTTGGGCATGAGAAGTCTGATACCATCCAGGTTGTTATTATAGGATGTTGGATTTCATGTGTATTCCCTTAGTTACCTTGACATATTTTTCTGCTTCAATGAATTCCTTGTTGCAGTAGTTTTGCAATTTTTGAACCATGATTTTCATCTCTAGGAGAAAATATAGCATGGATTAAAATCTgtttgatttgaaaaccaaCTCCTGGTGATATTCTAGTGATTTAGTGTTGTTGCTCAAAACCAAATCAGGATGTTCTTATTAACGGCTCCATGTTAAATGTTTGGGCAACACGATTTCcagaaataattgataaaattctCAATTCTGTGAGGCACTACCACTATACTGCAGGATGATTCTGGTTGTAGCTCCGTGCAGCTTTACTCTGGATGAAGTTTTTATTTCCATGTCAGTTCATAGATATAGGGAAGCCGAGGTTGCTTTAAGATTGCAACACTAATATATTTACTCTACTCAACTCAAAATAAATCCTACCACAAAGTGACTATCTATGCAATTTTTCCTTGGTTTTGCATTGTTTAAACAGAAATGTAAAACTTATCAGTTATGTGGACATATATTAGAGATTATTACCCTATATTAGCATGAATTCATGTATCTTATGAAAGAGATTTATGATTTGTTCAGGCTAAGCTGCTTGTTGGGTCAACTTTACTTGTAAGAGAATATGAAAGGCCAGAGTTGGAAGAAGGAGAGTTTTATTCTCGTGATCTCATCGGAATGAGAGTGATTCTTAAGGTTTGTACATTTTAAGACCTCTATATTTTGTGAAAAGTTGTTAACGTAAATACCTGTGTTTGTATCTTTGTTTCTCTTTGCCTCTAAGTTTTATATAAAGGGGCTTTGAGcaatttagggtttgtttgttttgcataaaatattttatgggaaaatgttttccagattttcccatgtttgtttttgaaaaatgttttccagaaaatgtttccagtaaaatattttacagcaaaactagtcaatgaaaaatattttatagttaacCTTCAAACTAGTTCATTTAGTGAGAAATATTTTTAGCTCATGAAGttccataaaatattttatgaatagtAATTCATTTATATCATCAAACTATTTTAAACACCACCTCTATCTCACCTACCACCCCTCCTCCTTCACCTCCTCTTGCACGATCAATTCCACCACCTCCTTCTCCACCACTACCAACTGCTCTTTCACCACCACCATGACCATCTCACCATCACCAACTcaccattgaaaaatattttacattgaaAGTATTTTACAGGAAAACATTTCTTAagccaaacattgaaaaatattttacatgtaaaacatTTTACGTGGAAAagttttacatgtaaaatattttccgTTTGTAAAATATTCTACACAAAACAAACGGACCTTAATGTCCAAAAAGTACTCCCACTCATGATTTATGCTTGGGCACTTTTCTATTCATGATATAAATGAATTGTAAACATTTTAGGCATTGAAGACCATTGTTTTCCCAAATCATCCTTCTAATGCtgtttatgttttattattatgaattttccTTACATATTTTCAGCATAACTTGCTTGTCTGTTCCTTATTTATGCATTATTTGTTCTCGTTTCTTCTTGTGGTCACTGTTtgaatattattatcttttttttttcctggtttatTATTGATACACCAGCTTTTATGTATCAAGACTGTAATTGTATGTCTCCTTCTCAGGAAACTGGTGAATGTGTGGGAACCGTTGTTAATGTTTTCGACAGTGGAGGTAATGATCTTCTGCAGGTAATGCTCTACACATCTTCAGATGTGCCTGATGGAACCGGAAAGTCAAAACCAGCAGAAGCAGGGGTATCTGGTCATCTTGCCTGGATACCTTTTGTTGAAGCAATTGTTCCAGATGTCAATATGAATGAAAGAGAAATGAGGATTACACCTCCGAAAGGACTTCTTGAGTTAAACCTACGCCTGGATGAGAGGTCCAAGAAAGAAAGGCGTGAGCTTGTGAGGCATACTCCTTTGTGCTCcacttgatattttgtttaaagcTTAATTGTTGACAGAATTTCCTTCCTTACTTTtatgaaagcatgttttattcTCATATCTGATATACTTTTATATGAAAGCATGGTTTATTCCCATATCAGACAATTGTTTTACCTGCTCCCCCTTCCCCCACCAGCCCATGTTTTAGAGAATGGGGAGtagcaattttattttaaacagaaTCCTACTTCTTTAGCCATAATAGGCTTTCAGTACATCTTTTCCTTGCATTTGATCTGCTACTGTCAATGTAGCACAAAGTGGGTATGATATGCTTCTTGGGCCATTTTCATTTCATATCTTGCTTCCTTTCACATCTTATGGATGCTGCTTAGTTCTTGCTaacttttggttttttaattttctctttataGGATAGAAGAGAAGGACcccctctcttttctttaattCTATCCTTTTCCAATTTGGTGCGCTGTTGATCAAACAGTAACATGATACTTTAATGATCAAATTTAGGGTTCAAAATTACAGGATCTGTTTCATTTCATATGCTTAGGCTACAACTGAAATAGTCTTGTAATTGAACCTTTCTGTCTATTTATCTGTACAAATACCACTATTTCCCATACTTCTGAgtatattttatgtatattcAACTAGCaaaatcattttgaattaaGTTTAGCTCTAACATAGGATTGAAAAGTGGAGAATGCAGACCAAGGGAACTAACTTTGTCAACTTTCAGGAATACATTAGCAAGAGCTTTCAAGTTTGATACCCATGTGGACTGGTAGTTTATTGATGCCAAATTATTAGGGCACCATATATAAGATCTTTTTGCTGTTTCCCAATTCTAACCACCTCCCCTCCAAATTTGTGTTAGTGGAGGTCACAGCTGTGCATCTTAGTTTTAGATTCCTTatttctctgtttctttcttttgcttcgtttccttttctcctttcttAAATAAATGCTTAAGCATATGCTTGCACTGGTTGTTGCTGGTGGCTCAGGAGCATCTTTGATACATTTCAGGaatggagagagagaaagaaattccAAAGACGCCTTATAGCAGCAAAGAAGAAACTCTGTGAAATGGAACAAAAGCATGTATTTGATGGACTAAGATATGGGGACAAATCTAAAAGGGGATTGCTGGCAGACCAGATTGTTGGTGTAAATTCCAAATTGCTTCAACAAGCCCTGGAAAATATAGAGATATCCTCTAAGAGGTGACTTTTGCATGAACTACATATATTCTTCATGTCTGGCTTCACACTGAAGGGGGACAAGATGCACATTATTGTTTCATCTGAAACAAATTTGGAGCCTATTGAATCGAACTTCTTGTGAGGCattaaacatataaatatgATCACTATTTTTAGTTGTAGAAAACCCATATGTTTTGTATTGCTGGTTAAAGTATATGCTGCGCACATGATACTAttcaaaataattgttttttctgtcTCTATATTTTCCTGAACTCATATTGGTAACTCCATAgatcatgttttatttattttctctagatAAAGCTGGATTGTTAGTTCGTATTTCATTCAGTCAAAATTTTGTTGAGATAAGGAAGCCTTATCAGACCATTgcatactatttattttatggacCTGTTGAATCTCTTTATTTCCTCTTTGACTTTAAGTGGTGCCAGTGCCAGATGTGTTGAGCCTCGTCTTTTTGCCTGCTTGAATCAGATGCTCTGCAACTGAGTTAATCAGTGCCACAAGAACCAAGCATATAAAAAGTTCTTTGATGATATCAAAGGAGTTCATCACTTGTGCAAATGAGGAGAAACTGGGAGCAAATTtcaaattgcaagaaaaggGATTGTCTCTCATTTCTAAAGGCAAAGTGGCCATCGTTTTAGTTTTGAATGACATTGAGACAGGAAAAGGTGATAATCCTGGAGTAGGTTACTCTGAAAGTAGTGAGAATTCACTGCTTTTCTTCCTTCAAAAATCACTTTCTGATGATCAGACATTTGTAAAGGTGATACTCATTTCTAAAATCTTGTACATAAAgctctttctatttttcttttgtaagtATGATGGGAAGAAAATCCTTTTTGTTGTTCTAGTTACAAATGTCTTGAGGGTCTGGCTGTTATTTCCCCCTCCTATTGTTATATGCATGTtagatgaaatttttattaGCATGCGtattaagattgattttttttctagtgtatTTTAAGTTGCAGCCTTAACGACACTTGGCAATGATCAAAGGATTTTTTCCCTTGGCATTATCTAAGGATTTTTTCCCTTGGCATTATCTAAAGTCTTTAGAGATTTTGCAACGTGGTTTGACGAGCATGTGTTGATGGCAGATAGAAGACCGTGTGTCTGTGCCGTTGATTTTGGTTTGCCCTGCACAAGAAATCCAGTCTTTGCAAAAGCTGTTCTCAAATAATGATTATTTCGCATTTGACTCCAACAAGGTTAGTGTAGATGTTGAATCgtcacctctctctctcctatTTGGATAACATGTAGTTGCAGATTAAAAGCTGGGTTATTCAAGCAACTCGATTTTCTTGAGTTATGTGGATTAAAAAGGCATACTGTAATGGTATAGCACTATATCAGACTAGCGTAGAGCTATAGCTGAAGTTTTGTATTGATTTCCTTAAATTACTTGTATTCTGCTTTGTTCTATTAAGGATGGAATTATTGGGATTTTGTGCTTGTTTAGGAGTGTCGTAtaagttgcttttcaaagtgcttttcgctTAGAAATGTatcagaataatattttttaaaaaaatttatacatatcaaaatgattcaaaaacataaaaaaaaattaaaattaatttgaagctaaaaaaaatttaatttttttttcaaaaagtatG
This genomic interval from Populus alba chromosome 1, ASM523922v2, whole genome shotgun sequence contains the following:
- the LOC118057975 gene encoding uncharacterized protein is translated as MQQAATPLCSPSLPFSKYPLVPPLPARLSPALLPPSPLQLLPFKPPRNYLPSILSPLHRTCTRRHSLSLATQETVETSKGESEFVEVGYISNVHGLQGEISVKPTTDFPELRFSKPGRRWLRQLVSGKDVIREVELVEGRGHHGRKSWILKFGGIDTVDRAKLLVGSTLLVREYERPELEEGEFYSRDLIGMRVILKETGECVGTVVNVFDSGGNDLLQVMLYTSSDVPDGTGKSKPAEAGVSGHLAWIPFVEAIVPDVNMNEREMRITPPKGLLELNLRLDERSKKERRELEWRERKKFQRRLIAAKKKLCEMEQKHVFDGLRYGDKSKRGLLADQIVGVNSKLLQQALENIEISSKRCSATELISATRTKHIKSSLMISKEFITCANEEKLGANFKLQEKGLSLISKGKVAIVLVLNDIETGKGDNPGVGYSESSENSLLFFLQKSLSDDQTFVKIEDRVSVPLILVCPAQEIQSLQKLFSNNDYFAFDSNKVWFLEEEKIPVVSSSEEEGKRHKIMMKSPWEILQSPVGSGGVISLLSSVNILENLSKMGVEYIEICSSSQNCVTGSPLLLGFVESRKAEIGIKIVEDTKDLEESFDMIFSLNFMRLLAQQIHELQFYAIPKPNLHVEMVDKEWIDVVPSSPNSYELRSSIYSSLNACPMEKICVMEITE